From Leptospira kirschneri serovar Cynopteri str. 3522 CT:
CCTCTTACTACTTTAACGGAAGAAGGAGAAGGTTGGTCACCTCAGGATTTTGACGGAGACTTTTTAGGAATGGTTCCTCTATCTAGGGCTTTATCTTTGTCGCTTAACATCGTTTCGGTGCAGGTTTTTTTACGAACTGGTCCGGATGCGGTCATCGATTTTTCTTCCAGACTTTTAGGAGTTAATCCGAATCGTTTTCCGCCTAGTCCAGCTTTGGCGCTTGGGATTGCGGAACTGACTCCTTTGGAAATGGCGCTTGGATACGCTACCATCGCCAACAATGGTAGAAGGGTAATTCCGTTTTCTGTTCGTTATGTGATCGATCAAAGTGGGAACGTAGTTTATAACGAAGAAGTAAAGGTGCAAGAAGAGTTACAAAGACAAGCCAAAGACGGAAGTATCCAAGTAATTTCGGAAGGAACCGCCTACATTCTGAAAAAAATGTTAACCAATGTGGCTATGGCAGGGACCGCCGCAATGGGACTCAGAGATCCGGAGAAAGGAAATTATAGAGGAATCGCTGCGGGAAAAACGGGTTCTACTTCTTCTTTTACAAACGCTTGGTATTGTGGATTTGATCCGAATTATACGACCGTAATTTGGTTGGGATTTGATAAAAGTTCTATTTCCTTGGGAAGAGGACAGGCCGCTTCTGTACTTGCGGTTCCGATTTGGGGAAGGATGTACAATCGATTCTACGGAGGACAAAACTATCCTACTTTTGGAGAAGATGTAATTCCAGAGGAAGTACAAGGAGGAGGTACTTGCGCTTACAACGGACTTTCACCAAAGCCGGGAGTATGTCCCGTAACTCAGAATCTGACACTCAAACCGATCACGGTAGCAGGAGTGACCAAGGCTGTAATGGGTAATCGTCAGTGTGATGGAGAAAGGGATCATCATAAGTCTATGGATTTTAGAGAATTCTTACAGAAAGAATATCAGATTAGCGATGAAGAATTAGGAAAAACGGATCGAAAATTCAAACCCAGAACAGAATAATTTCGTTTTGGAGAATTTCGTTTACAGAATTTTTTCATTTAGAAGGATTGAAACCGAGATGGCGTTGTCTCTCGAAAGGAATCATTCATGTCTGTAGAAATTAAGGTCCCCGAAATGGGGGAATCGATTACGGAAGCTACGATTGCGAACTGGGTAAAGAAAGAAGGAGAGTCTGTAAAACAAGACGAGATCTTGTTAGAATTGGAAACCGATAAGGCGACCATGGAAGTTCCAGCTCCTTCTTCGGGTGTTCTTCAGAAAATTCATAAAAAAGCTGGAGAAACCGTAAAGGTAAAGGAGATCATCGGGCTGATTGACTCCACAGCAACAGCAACTGTTTCTTCTCCTTCTCCAACAAATTCAGCACAAACATCAGGAAACGGAACCATAAACGAAACTCTTCCACCTGCGGTCCGTAAGTTGATCGAAGACAACGGACTCAATCCGGCATCGATTATTGGTTCCGGTAAAAACGGACAAATCACAAAAGAAGACGTATTAAAAGCAATCGAATCCAAATCGTCTGTTTCAAACGCTGTAGGAACTCCAGCGGCGGTCAAAGCGACGCTGACTTTACCTGAAATTCCGAAAGCGGTTCCAAGTGTAAGAAGGACGGATCTACCAAAAGAAAATGTAGTTCCTATGACCCGACTTCGTAAGGTAATTGCAGAAAGACTTGTATCCGCACAACATAACGCCGCAATTCTGACTACGTTTAACGAAGTGGATATGAGCGCCGTAATGGAACTCAGAAACCGTTACAAGGATCGATTTAAAGAAGCGCATAACGTAGGTCTTGGATTTATGAGTTTCTTTACCAAGGCCGCGATTCATGCGCTAAAAACAATTCCGGCGATCAATGCAGAAATCCGTGGAAGTGATATCGTTTACAAAAATTACTATGACATAGGAGTCGCTGTCGGAGGACCGAAAGGACTGGTGGTTCCTATCGTAAGAGACGCGGACTTGCTCAGTTTTGCAGGAGTGGAACAAGAGATTGTAAGACTTGCAAATCGGGTTAAAGACGGAAAAATCGAACTTGCTGAAATGGAAGGTGGGACGTTTACGATTTCCAATGGGGGAATCTACGGTTCTATGATGTCCACTCCGATTCTCAATCCTCCACAAAGTGGAATTTTAGGACTTCATAATATAGTAAAACGTGCCGTGGTGGTAAACGATCAGATCGTGATCCGTCCGATGATGTATCTTGCGCTTTCTTACGATCATAGAATCGTAGATGGAAAGGAGGCGGTCACCTTCCTTGTAAAGGTTAAGGAAGCGATCGAAGATCCAAGTCGGCTTTTACTAGAACTTTAATGAAAGAGGAAGTATGTCAGCAGAATTTGACGTAGTCGTGATCGGCGCGGGACCGGGGGGCTACGTTTGTGCCATCCGCTGCGCGCAACTTGGTTTCAAAACCGCAATCATCGAAAAAAGAAAAACCCTCGGAGGCACTTGTCTGAACGTGGGTTGTATTCCTTCCAAAGCGCTTTTAGATTCTTCCGAAGAATATCATAAAACCTTACACAAACTGGAAGTTCACGGAATCAGTGTCGGAAAAGTGGATCTGGATCTGAACAAACTTATGAGTCGTAAGGATCAGATTGTAAAGGAAGTCACGGACGGAGTAGGCTTTCTTATGAACAAAAATAAAATCAAACGTTACGAAGGTTTTGGAAAAGTATTATCTGCTGGAAAAGTAGAAGTTGCTTTGAATGACGGAAAAAAAGAAACTCTTTCCGCCAAACATATCGTAGTCGCTACCGGGTCGGTTCCGATCGATATTCCGGGTTTAACCGTGGACGGAAAAAATATCATTACTTCTGATCACGCGATTGAACTTCGTAAACTTCCAAAAAAGATGATCATCATCGGAGCCGGAGTGATTGGACTCGAATTAGGATCCGTTTGGGGGAGACTCGGAACTTCTGTGACCGTGGTTGAATTTTTGCCCGGACTCATTTCTAACGTAGATCGTCAGATGGGTTCGTTATTAGAACGTTCTCTTACTTCTCAAGGAATGGAATTCCTATTTGAACATAAGGTAAAAGGTGCGACTACTACAAAGAACGGAGTGAAGGTTCAGATCGAAGATTCTAAAGGAGCGTCTAAGGATCTAGAGGCGGATATTGTTCTGGTGGCGGTTGGACGTAGACCTTTTCTGGAAGGAGTGGGACTGGAGGACGCAGGTGTAGCATTTACACAACGCAAACGAATCCAAGTGGATGCACATTTTAAAACTTCCGTTCCGGGAATTTATGCAATCGGAGATGCGATCGATGGACCTATGCTCGCACACAAAGCGGAAGAAGAAGGAGTTGCTCTTGCAGAACTTCTTGCGGGTCAATCCGGTCATGTCAATTACAATGCAGTTCCTTACGTCATATATACTTGGCCGGAAATGGCTTGGGTAGGAAAGGGCGAGGAAGAATTGAAGACTGCAGGAATCGAATATAAAGTAGGAAAGTCACTCTTTCGACCCAATGCTCGTTCCAAAGCGATGAATGAAGCGGAAGGACAAGTCAAAATATTAGCCGATAAAAAAACGGATAAACTTTTGGGGGCTTTTGTATTTGGCCCAAGGGCTTCGGATATGGTGGCGGAACTGGCGGTGGCTATGGAGTTTGGAGCTTCTGCAGAAGATATAGCAAGAAGTTTCCATGCACATCCGACCTTGTCGGAAGTGATTAAAGAAGCGGCAATGGCGGTGGATAAGTGGGCGATTCACGCGTGAATCGTATTAGGTAGGTTTCAAAAATGAAGATAGAAAAACTCATGGCGCTTTATGGGGAGAATGGTGCTCTCCTCGAAGAACTTTATAATCAATATAAACTCAATCCGGAAACTTTAGATAAAGAATGGAAGTCTTTCTTTCAAGAAGTGGATACAAATGGTCTTGCCAACGGAAGTGGATATACAAATGGCAATGGTAAATCTGCAGTGGCTACTTCTTTTACGGATGCGCAGGCGGCTTCCATCCGAGAAATGGGGATCATCAACCTTCTCAATGCTTACAGAAGACAAGGTCACCTTGCTGCAAAATTAGATCCACTTGGAATTCAAAAACCTAACCGCACGTTTATCGATTCTAAACTGCACAATATTTCACCCACAGATATAGATACTATTGTGGATAGTGAAACTCTCGGAAGAGTAAAACTTGCTGAGATCGTGGATCTTTATGAAAAGGTATATTGTAATACGATCGGAGCCGAACATTTCTATTTAGTAAATGATGAAGAAAGAGAATGGCTTCAAAAAAAGATGGAGTCTCCTGAATTTCTAGCGCCTTTGCCTAGAGGAATTAAACTCAGACTTTTCGAAAAATTATTTCAAGCAGATTATTTTGAAACCTTTCTCGCTAAAAAATACGTAGGAAAAAAAAGATTCTCGTTAGAAGGAGGAGAATCCTTCATTCCACTTTTAGATACGATTGTAGAAGAGGCCGGTCATCATCAGATGGACGGGCTCGTGATCGGAATGGCGCATAGAGGAAGACTGAATGTTCTCGTGAACATTATTGAAAAACCTGCGTCACTCATCTTTGCGGAGTTCGAAGAAAAAACGGACAAGGATAACTTAAGTTATGCGGACGTAAAGTATCATCTGGGATATTCCAATAGTAGAATGACTACCTCTGGTAAAGAAGTGAAACTTTCACTCGCATTCAATCCAAGTCATTTGGAATGTGTGGATCCAGTCGTAACCGGATCGGTTCGCGCCCGTCAGACTTTGATCGGAGACAAGGATCGTTCCAAATATATGCCGATTTTGATTCATGGAGACGCCGCGTTTGCGGGTCAGGGAGTTGTTGCAGAAACTCTCAACCTGATGAATCTAGAAGGTTATACTACAGGTGGAACGTTTCACATCGTGGTCAATAACCAGATTGGTTTTACCACCCTTCCGGATGAATCTAGATCTACGTTGTATGCAACTGATCTTGCGAAAGGTTTCCAAATTCCAATCATACACGTAAACGGAGACGATCCGGAAGCAGTTTACAGAGTTGTAAAACTAGGAATGGAATATCGTCAAAAATTTAAAAAAGATTTTATTATCGATTTAGTATGTTATAGAAGACTCGGTCACAATGAAACGGACGAACCAGCGTTTACTCAACCGAAGATGTACGCTATTATTAAAAATCATCCTCCTACTGTAAAACTTTATGAAAAAAGACTCGTAGAAGAAGGGGACATTCTACAGGAAGATATTGATTTTATCAAAAACGGATCCATGCACGGGCTGGAAGATTCTTTCCAAAGGGCCAAAGAACAGGACGTAAAAATTCGTGTGGATACAATGCAAGGGGTTTGGTCTAAATTTTCTAAGGATTCGTTGGATTCGGAACCGGCCACAAAACTACTCGCAGAACAGATGCACGGAATTGTTCAAGCTTTGACTAACGTGCCTCCTGGTTTTACTCCAAATTCTAAACTGGTAAAACTTCTGCAGAGTAGAAAGGAAATGGCGGAAGGAAAAATTCCGGTGGATTGGGGTTTTGCAGAAGCCCTTTCTTTTGGATCTATTTTAGAAAGTGGATTTAGGATTCGTCTTTCTGGTCAGGATTCTCAGAGAGGAACTTTCTCACATCGTCACGCGGTTCTTGTGGATACAAATACAAACGAAAAATACATTCCTCTCAATCATATTTCGTC
This genomic window contains:
- a CDS encoding 2-oxoglutarate dehydrogenase E1 component, which translates into the protein MKIEKLMALYGENGALLEELYNQYKLNPETLDKEWKSFFQEVDTNGLANGSGYTNGNGKSAVATSFTDAQAASIREMGIINLLNAYRRQGHLAAKLDPLGIQKPNRTFIDSKLHNISPTDIDTIVDSETLGRVKLAEIVDLYEKVYCNTIGAEHFYLVNDEEREWLQKKMESPEFLAPLPRGIKLRLFEKLFQADYFETFLAKKYVGKKRFSLEGGESFIPLLDTIVEEAGHHQMDGLVIGMAHRGRLNVLVNIIEKPASLIFAEFEEKTDKDNLSYADVKYHLGYSNSRMTTSGKEVKLSLAFNPSHLECVDPVVTGSVRARQTLIGDKDRSKYMPILIHGDAAFAGQGVVAETLNLMNLEGYTTGGTFHIVVNNQIGFTTLPDESRSTLYATDLAKGFQIPIIHVNGDDPEAVYRVVKLGMEYRQKFKKDFIIDLVCYRRLGHNETDEPAFTQPKMYAIIKNHPPTVKLYEKRLVEEGDILQEDIDFIKNGSMHGLEDSFQRAKEQDVKIRVDTMQGVWSKFSKDSLDSEPATKLLAEQMHGIVQALTNVPPGFTPNSKLVKLLQSRKEMAEGKIPVDWGFAEALSFGSILESGFRIRLSGQDSQRGTFSHRHAVLVDTNTNEKYIPLNHISSKQAKAEIINSSLSEFSVLGFEYGYSLSDPNALVMWEAQFGDFANSAQVIFDQFISSSEVKWQRLSGLIMLLPHGYEGQGPEHSSARLERFLQLCALDNMQVCNLTTAAQYFHLLRRQMLRNYRKPLVIVTPKSLLRFPASLSPVEDILQGAFREILIDDSGSKPDKIEKVVFSAGKVYYDLMKYKDENKIKNVALIRVEQIYPFPAKEIQNSLKTFKNAKQFVWCQEEPKNQGAWFFVRERIEKLLPGDARLVYAGRHESPSPAAGHMKLHLQEQDQLVLDAFQA
- the lpdA gene encoding dihydrolipoyl dehydrogenase gives rise to the protein MSAEFDVVVIGAGPGGYVCAIRCAQLGFKTAIIEKRKTLGGTCLNVGCIPSKALLDSSEEYHKTLHKLEVHGISVGKVDLDLNKLMSRKDQIVKEVTDGVGFLMNKNKIKRYEGFGKVLSAGKVEVALNDGKKETLSAKHIVVATGSVPIDIPGLTVDGKNIITSDHAIELRKLPKKMIIIGAGVIGLELGSVWGRLGTSVTVVEFLPGLISNVDRQMGSLLERSLTSQGMEFLFEHKVKGATTTKNGVKVQIEDSKGASKDLEADIVLVAVGRRPFLEGVGLEDAGVAFTQRKRIQVDAHFKTSVPGIYAIGDAIDGPMLAHKAEEEGVALAELLAGQSGHVNYNAVPYVIYTWPEMAWVGKGEEELKTAGIEYKVGKSLFRPNARSKAMNEAEGQVKILADKKTDKLLGAFVFGPRASDMVAELAVAMEFGASAEDIARSFHAHPTLSEVIKEAAMAVDKWAIHA
- the odhB gene encoding 2-oxoglutarate dehydrogenase complex dihydrolipoyllysine-residue succinyltransferase, whose amino-acid sequence is MSVEIKVPEMGESITEATIANWVKKEGESVKQDEILLELETDKATMEVPAPSSGVLQKIHKKAGETVKVKEIIGLIDSTATATVSSPSPTNSAQTSGNGTINETLPPAVRKLIEDNGLNPASIIGSGKNGQITKEDVLKAIESKSSVSNAVGTPAAVKATLTLPEIPKAVPSVRRTDLPKENVVPMTRLRKVIAERLVSAQHNAAILTTFNEVDMSAVMELRNRYKDRFKEAHNVGLGFMSFFTKAAIHALKTIPAINAEIRGSDIVYKNYYDIGVAVGGPKGLVVPIVRDADLLSFAGVEQEIVRLANRVKDGKIELAEMEGGTFTISNGGIYGSMMSTPILNPPQSGILGLHNIVKRAVVVNDQIVIRPMMYLALSYDHRIVDGKEAVTFLVKVKEAIEDPSRLLLEL